The Microbacterium sp. SORGH_AS_0862 genome has a segment encoding these proteins:
- the purH gene encoding bifunctional phosphoribosylaminoimidazolecarboxamide formyltransferase/IMP cyclohydrolase, which produces MAGPSHDPSLYRDRDVVPVRRALVSVSDKTDLLRLAEALVAAGVEIVSTGSTAQTIRDAGYDVVDVSSVTGFPESLDGRVKTLHPGVHAGLLADLRLAHHEEQLTDLGISPFELVVVNLYPFVETVASGASGDAVVEQIDIGGPAMVRASAKNYANVAIVVSPESYPAIIDAIAAGGTSLAQRKELAARAFAHTANYDRAVATWFADETLAEGEQLPAHLTIKAERLATLRYGENSHQRAAIYTRTGGHGIAQALQLQGKEMSYNNYVDADAALRAAFDMVKPAVAIIKHANPCGIAVSAPNALDEIASAHLRAHECDPVSAFGGVIAANRTVTLKMAENLRDIFTEVIVAPAFEPEALELFRLKKNLRVLQLPADWQQERMDVRLVSGGLLLQDADRFPDDIESVATDWELVAGERPVGEEMTNLIFAWKACRAVKSNAIVLAKNSATVGIGMGQVNRVDSCRLAVERAGDRAVGSVAASDAFFPFSDGPQVLLDAGVSAIVQPGGSVRDDETIALARERGVTMFFTGERHFYH; this is translated from the coding sequence ATGGCCGGGCCCAGCCACGATCCGTCCCTCTACCGCGACCGCGATGTCGTCCCCGTCCGCCGCGCGCTCGTCTCGGTCAGCGACAAGACCGACCTGCTGCGTCTGGCCGAAGCGCTGGTCGCTGCCGGCGTCGAGATCGTCTCGACCGGCTCCACCGCGCAGACCATCCGCGACGCCGGGTACGACGTCGTCGACGTCTCGAGCGTGACCGGGTTCCCCGAGTCGCTCGACGGGCGCGTGAAGACCCTGCATCCGGGGGTCCACGCGGGCCTGCTCGCCGACCTCCGCCTCGCACACCACGAGGAGCAGCTGACCGATCTCGGCATCTCGCCCTTCGAGCTCGTGGTCGTGAACCTCTACCCCTTCGTCGAGACCGTGGCATCCGGCGCATCCGGCGACGCCGTGGTCGAGCAGATCGACATCGGCGGGCCCGCGATGGTGCGCGCGTCGGCGAAGAACTACGCCAACGTCGCGATCGTCGTCTCGCCCGAGTCGTACCCCGCGATCATCGACGCGATCGCCGCCGGCGGCACCTCGCTCGCCCAGCGTAAGGAACTCGCGGCGCGCGCCTTCGCCCACACGGCGAACTACGACCGCGCGGTGGCGACCTGGTTCGCGGACGAGACCCTCGCCGAGGGCGAGCAGCTGCCCGCGCACCTGACGATCAAGGCCGAGCGGCTCGCGACGCTGCGCTACGGCGAGAACTCCCACCAGCGCGCGGCGATCTACACCCGCACCGGCGGGCACGGCATCGCCCAGGCTCTGCAGCTGCAGGGCAAGGAGATGTCGTACAACAACTACGTCGATGCGGATGCGGCACTGCGCGCCGCCTTCGACATGGTCAAGCCCGCGGTGGCGATCATCAAGCACGCCAACCCCTGCGGCATCGCCGTGTCGGCACCCAACGCGCTCGACGAGATCGCGAGCGCGCACCTGCGGGCCCACGAATGCGACCCCGTCTCGGCGTTCGGCGGTGTGATCGCCGCGAACCGCACGGTCACGCTGAAGATGGCGGAGAACCTGCGCGACATCTTCACCGAGGTGATCGTCGCCCCGGCCTTCGAGCCGGAGGCGCTCGAACTGTTCCGTCTGAAGAAGAACCTGCGCGTGCTGCAGCTGCCGGCCGACTGGCAGCAGGAGCGTATGGACGTGCGTCTCGTCTCGGGCGGTCTGCTGCTGCAGGACGCCGACCGATTCCCGGACGACATCGAGTCCGTCGCGACCGACTGGGAGCTCGTCGCGGGCGAGCGCCCGGTCGGCGAGGAGATGACGAACCTCATCTTCGCGTGGAAGGCGTGCCGCGCCGTCAAGTCCAACGCGATCGTGCTGGCGAAGAACTCCGCGACCGTCGGCATCGGGATGGGGCAGGTCAACCGCGTCGACTCGTGCCGACTCGCCGTCGAGCGTGCCGGAGATCGCGCGGTCGGCTCCGTCGCCGCATCCGATGCCTTCTTCCCGTTCTCGGACGGACCGCAGGTTCTGCTGGATGCGGGAGTCTCCGCCATCGTGCAGCCGGGCGGCTCCGTGCGCGACGACGAGACGATCGCCCTCGCCCGCGAACGCGGCGTGACGATGTTCTTCACGGGAGAGCGCCACTTCTACCACTGA
- a CDS encoding NAD(P)/FAD-dependent oxidoreductase produces MSEQTYDLIVIGAGPVGENVADRAVQGGLTAVIVESELVGGECSYWACMPSKGLLRAGAVLREARDVDGAKQAVSGSLDVAGVLRRRDTLTHDWNDSSQVEWLTGAGIDLVRGHGRLVGVKQVEVTDADGAVTRLTARHAVAVCTGTAALLPDTPGLADIAPWTSREATSAQEIPASLAIVGGGVVAAEMATAYADLGAEVTLVVRGALLAANEPFAGELVGRALEERGVRILRHTNVVSAQRVGDEKELELSDGSRIRAAEVLVATGRAPRTEDLGLGAVGLVPGEWLSVDDTMLVSGTDWLYGVGDVNHRALLTHQGKYQARAAGDVIAARATGGAVDDAPWGAHVATADHEAVPQVTFTDPEVASIGFTEASAKAAGRRIRVLDYDLSWIAGAATRADDYRGQARAIVDEDAGTIIGATFVGEDVAELLHSATIAVVGQVPITRLWHAVPSYPTLSEVWLRLLEAYGRPSA; encoded by the coding sequence ATGAGCGAGCAGACCTACGACCTCATCGTCATCGGCGCCGGCCCGGTGGGCGAGAACGTCGCCGACCGCGCCGTGCAGGGCGGACTCACCGCCGTCATCGTCGAGAGCGAACTCGTCGGGGGTGAATGCTCCTACTGGGCGTGCATGCCGTCGAAGGGGCTCCTGCGCGCGGGCGCTGTGCTGCGGGAGGCGCGCGACGTCGACGGTGCCAAGCAGGCCGTGTCGGGCTCCCTCGACGTCGCCGGCGTCCTCCGCCGTCGCGACACGCTCACGCACGACTGGAACGACTCCTCGCAGGTGGAGTGGCTCACGGGCGCGGGCATCGACCTCGTGCGCGGCCACGGCCGCCTCGTCGGCGTCAAGCAGGTCGAGGTGACGGATGCGGACGGCGCCGTCACCCGACTGACCGCCCGGCACGCCGTGGCCGTCTGCACGGGCACCGCGGCCCTCCTCCCCGACACCCCCGGTCTCGCCGACATCGCGCCGTGGACGAGCCGCGAGGCGACCAGCGCGCAGGAGATCCCCGCATCCCTCGCCATCGTCGGCGGCGGAGTTGTCGCCGCGGAGATGGCGACCGCGTACGCGGACCTCGGCGCCGAGGTCACTCTCGTCGTCCGGGGCGCACTGCTGGCCGCGAACGAGCCCTTCGCCGGTGAGCTCGTCGGTCGCGCCCTCGAGGAGCGGGGCGTGCGCATCCTCCGCCACACGAACGTCGTGTCGGCACAGCGTGTCGGCGACGAGAAGGAGCTGGAGCTGTCGGACGGGTCCCGCATCCGCGCGGCCGAGGTGCTCGTGGCGACCGGACGGGCCCCCCGCACCGAGGATCTCGGCCTGGGTGCGGTGGGCTTGGTCCCGGGCGAGTGGCTCTCCGTCGACGACACGATGCTCGTGTCCGGCACCGACTGGCTGTACGGGGTCGGCGACGTCAACCACCGGGCCCTGCTCACACACCAGGGCAAGTACCAGGCGCGTGCCGCGGGCGACGTCATCGCCGCGCGTGCGACCGGCGGCGCGGTCGACGACGCCCCCTGGGGCGCGCACGTCGCAACCGCCGACCACGAGGCCGTTCCGCAGGTGACCTTCACCGATCCTGAGGTGGCGTCCATCGGGTTCACCGAGGCCTCCGCGAAAGCCGCGGGCCGCCGCATCCGGGTCCTCGACTACGACCTCTCCTGGATCGCCGGCGCCGCCACCCGCGCCGATGACTACCGGGGTCAGGCGCGCGCCATCGTCGATGAGGATGCGGGCACGATCATCGGCGCCACGTTCGTCGGCGAGGATGTGGCCGAACTCCTCCACTCGGCGACGATCGCCGTCGTCGGCCAGGTGCCGATCACCCGCCTCTGGCACGCCGTGCCGTCTTACCCCACGCTCAGCGAGGTGTGGCTGCGGCTGCTCGAGGCGTACGGCCGCCCGAGCGCCTGA
- the purN gene encoding phosphoribosylglycinamide formyltransferase, whose protein sequence is MLTVAVLISGTGSNLRALLEAAAEADFPARVIVVGADREASGLAHAEEFGIPSFVIPWQGADQREAWGEELDRQLRVWRPDLVVLSGLMRLLPPSVVAAWSPHLINTHPAYLPEFPGAHAVRDAIAAGAAETGASVIVVDDGVDTGPILAQERVEVHPGDDENALHERIKPVERRLLIDVVRRIATGELDLAASAV, encoded by the coding sequence GTGCTCACGGTCGCCGTCCTCATCTCCGGCACCGGCTCGAATCTGCGAGCCCTGCTCGAGGCCGCGGCGGAAGCCGATTTCCCGGCCCGTGTCATCGTGGTGGGCGCCGACCGCGAAGCCTCCGGTCTCGCACACGCCGAGGAGTTCGGCATCCCCAGCTTCGTCATCCCCTGGCAGGGCGCCGACCAGCGCGAGGCGTGGGGTGAGGAGCTCGATCGGCAGCTGCGTGTCTGGCGGCCCGACCTCGTCGTGCTCTCGGGGCTCATGCGTCTGCTCCCGCCGTCGGTCGTCGCCGCGTGGAGTCCGCACCTGATCAACACGCACCCCGCCTACCTGCCGGAGTTCCCCGGCGCCCACGCCGTGCGCGACGCGATCGCGGCGGGCGCCGCCGAGACCGGGGCGAGCGTGATCGTCGTCGACGACGGCGTCGACACCGGTCCGATCCTCGCCCAGGAGCGCGTCGAGGTGCACCCGGGCGACGACGAGAACGCGCTCCACGAACGCATCAAGCCCGTCGAACGACGTCTGCTCATCGACGTCGTGCGCCGTATCGCCACCGGCGAGCTCGACCTCGCCGCATCCGCCGTCTGA